Within the Coffea arabica cultivar ET-39 unplaced genomic scaffold, Coffea Arabica ET-39 HiFi ptg000064l, whole genome shotgun sequence genome, the region tacatttaccaaaaaaaaaaaaaaaaaaagcaaaagcaaaagcaaaagaaagaggagATGTTCCATGAACTATTCCCTCTggttctttttctttgattcatTCTTCAATTGTTAAATGTTAACTGTTGCGATGTATTCATTTGTCTAGGTTTCtattttgatggattttgaggTTTTGTAGACAGATTAGAGTTTTATTGATTCTTAGTATGCTGAAGGATGCTTCTTCTGAAGTTCTTGTGTTGTGATATTATAATTCTATACCCTTTTTTTTTGCTGTGGTTTACTTGACATATCTGATTTGCTGACTCCAATGCTTAAATTTCTATACTATATTCAGGTTATAAAGACAGCCGGAGCATCTAGATATCTCAAGCCTTTtcaatttcaacattttattAAGGTATCCTCAATTTGTTGCTTTATTACTTCTTTTTTAAGGGATTCAAAATAACTCTTGGTCTCATTACGATCTGCAGAGTTCTGTTTTTTGTGaaactggttttttttttttttttttttcatttgtataGCATCTTTAATTGAATTACACATGAAGTATAGAGAAATTCAACTAgcaagaaaataaggtttttgGAAAATGTCAAAAATGGGTCAAATTTAGGAAAATTATATATGTGATGAATATCATTGTTAAGTTGTTAAGCTTAAAATGACTTATAAATCTCAACTTATTCAACCTTTGTTGTAAAGCTCACTCTCTCTTAAAATATGTATTTGCTAAGTTATCTACATTTGCAAAACACAGCTTTGTCAAATCCAGCATAAACCTTTCTGCATTTCATGAAGTATAATAAGACATAAAGGAGGGGTTGTGCTAACAGTTCTCTTAATTATTTAAGCACTTTGCACAAACATTATTAACATGGTCGAAAACATAGTTATattagtataaaaaaaattctacattCAAAGTAGGATAATAAAGCACCTAAATGAGTAGCTATGATGGCATTTGCTTAGTACAAATATTGTCCAAAGATAGTATTAACATATCCAAACACATTTAAGACAAACTGCAAATGAAACTTTGAAAACAAATTGACTTGAATTTTTATCCTATGTTTAGAATTCTTTTTCTGTGGTTTATATGCTCAGCAATTAAACGCTCGCATATCGTATAAGCAAGTGCAAGATTTACTATAATCCCAAAAATgtgtccttttcttttggatcgACTTTCCTCTGTTTTCTAATAAATCTAAcgtattctttcttcttttggctATCTGCATTGGATTCTTCTAATGTTACAATTGCAAAGCTTCATAAACATGTTAAGAACAataatttcattattttttgtTGTCATTTCTCCATTTTTTGTTCTATGTTACTTATAGTTTTGCCATATGTGCATCTTCAGCGATTCTGTGTTTTTTTGGGGACTGTAAAAGCTCCATTTGGCacatttctgaaaaaaaaaaaaatttcgcctCTACTTTGTTAAGTCATGAATCATTCCATCTCTTGATATTCTCTATTATGTTTCTAGACTACAAAACCTTTAGAAGTTCtgcaaaactttaaaaaaaaaaagaaaaaaaagaagggataaCATGGGCAACCTCATTGGATTGTTTGCaggaaagtaaaagaaatttttgttctcagaactctttttttttttttattattattatggaGACACCAAATTTCCTCAATTGTTGTTTATTGGTCTAGGGAATGTTATCCTTAAATGTCGCACTATTATTGCACTAAATATTCAGCAAAGttctttttttagaaaaacATTTGATACAAGAATTCTTACTTTTTATCTCCTgtgaagggaattttttttttcaaattaatttacTCAGCTTatctgatttgattttttttttttttttttttgtggataaGTAAGGTGGAAGAAGACGATGCTTGGAGCAAGTGATAAGTGATTATGATATAGGCTTTGAGATTCAATTCTGATAACGCTTCAGTATTTGTGTTCACTTGAAGCTTTTCTAATATTGTTTGATTTTTAATTGTAGTAATACTCTTTCATATTACagcaattatttaaaaattaagtttATGGCATTTTGTAGCCTGATTCATGTCTCACAAGCTAGGACATATTTGTTAAAGGACACATCTAGGATCAGCTCATACTATGGTATttctaactaaaacaaaatgtCAATATACAATCACTATATTTAGAGACGCTTTTGTAGGAAGGATCTACCCTTGAACCTGCTGTCatcatatttaattaaataaaaaaatccatATATTTCTGCAACTATGCAATTTGCAATTCCCCAGTTGCCACCGATGGCTCAAAATAGTTCATAGCCATTTGCGCCTAAAAATTACTCCTAAGAGCCATTTGCGCATAAAAAATACTCCTAAGCCCTAAGCGTCTAACTCCCTGGCTTCGTCATAGGCTGCCACGCGCTGGGCGCGGGGGTCAAAAACTAGTTTGTTTATAAACACACTGGCCTCTCTCTTTTACTCTTTTTATGCCTGCTGGCACGTACACATGCACATACACATGTTCGCATGAGTATTGAGCACGCAAAGAGAGAGATTGGTATATACCATTGCTTTGTATAAGGCATGAGAGTGGGGAGGGACAACTTTTAGCAAACGCAAAAGAATTGTTATGTTTCTAAAGATTGTAGCCTTTTTGTGTAGAATTAGTACTTGTGATTGCAGGGGATCGATCCCGTGACTTAAACTATTGATGCCAGTTAAGTATCTATCCATTCGCTATTGTCATTCggaaattagtttacaattatccctttttcctcaaaacaaaaaattcctACATGAAAATCTTTTGAAAGTTACAAACAAGTGCATTATGTCTTATACGAAGTAGGGATGCTAAACTATTGAACAACAGGTAATCTGTCTAGCTTATTTACAATAATAGTTAAGACTTACAAACCTTTTGCTTTGGTATGAAACCAATTCTTGACAGAGGGAAACATCTCGAGAGAGCCCACCAAAGAGTCCAATATGGGAGTTAGGAACCCAACTTTGACCCAAAAGCTTAAGTCATTAGGTTTTGGatccttacttacatattaatcaCTCTTTCTTCATCTCTCGGACTAATGTGAGACGTAATCTTtttactcatgaacctaacaCCTCTGATGTATACGAGTCATTTAAGAAGCAAAACAGCTCCATGGGTAATAatgttaaatttaaaattctatcCTAAAACCAATCCATTTATAGTTGCAGTGCAAAATTCCAAACGACATATTAATTGTATATATGTAGTTTGGGAAAAGTCTCAAATTGGATGAAGATTCTCTACTATTGATAGAGCAATTGCAATTGATGGTTTAAATAGTTTTAGTATGAACGTTCGCTAGATGAGATTGATTTTGAGACACAATTTTTAATAAGTGATAAAACTTGCTGTATTATTAGGTACgttattattatttgtattttcAATGTCTTAATGGTTAAATATTTGTGTTAGTAGTTACATTTTGTAGTACAATTGACACTGATATTTTGTGACAGGCTGTTCACTGATGTGCTCTCTTTAGGCTGATGGTTGTCTACTTTAATAATGAACAATCGCAAGCTCATCTGCGTAGCAAAGTATGTGGATCCTATTTTGTAAGTCGTCAATTTTTGGACATGGACTAATCCAATTTTGATACAAATTGATAAAGGAATACATCACTCCAGAGACGTTCCGTGAAGACTCTAAGGTTACATTTTGTAGTGCAATTGACACTGATATTTTGTGACAGGCTGGGCACTGATGTGCTCTCTTTAGGCTGATGTTGTCTACTTTAATAAAGTCATCAATTTTTGGAGATGGACTAATCCAATTTTGATACAAATTGATAAAGGAATACATCACTCCAGAGacgttccatgaattgatatcAATTGCAACTTGGAGCtacgtgtatatatatatatatatatatatatatatatatatatatatatatatatatatatatataggtagaGATTTACACAAACCACAAACATGGAATCTGGTATGATAAATTTTGGAAGCTCTCTAAAAGTACCCTATGTTCAGGAGTTGGCTAAGGAGAAATTTGCATCAGTTCCACCCCGATACATACGACCTGATCCAACCAAACTTCATGGGGTCTCCACAGAGGAAATCCCAGTAATTGACATGCAAAGGTTGCTTTCTGATGAATCAGTGAATCCAGAGCTTGAAAAGTTGCATTTTGCCTGCAAAGAATGGGGCTTCTTCCAGGTTTGTCATTTCGTATTTGTATATGCATATATTAGGTATTGTTGTTGACCTAATAATGGAGTCTGATTGTAATAGTATTTGCTCAAAATCTACTAGTCATTTCAATTTGGTTTTTACCACAACTTTAACTTACTTTcaagggaataaaataattcTGAAATATTTATTATGTTAATAACTATGACTTTTCAGGACTGTAGGTAAATGATATATCTTgccacaagtttttttttttcatattgaaatgtttcttttcttgtaattaTCCAGAAATTTTATGTCAAAAGCGAGCATGCCTACCCTAATATATGAACTCATTTGGTTTTCTCTAGTAGTAGTACATAATGCATGACTAGAATGTAATAGGAGTgatctccttttctttcctgcTTTTCCTGGGATCTTCTTTGAATTGTTATACAAGGACAATCATCTAATTTAAATGGATATACATGCCCGCTGTTAAAATGTAGAAGTGTTATAATAGTCAGCACCAAATAATTAGTGACTGTACAATTTGTCACCAGCTGATTAATCATGGAGTGAGCTCTTCATTAGTGGACAAACTGAAACTAGAGAtgcaaaagtttttcaatttgacGATTGAAGAGAAGAAGAGATTTGCCCAGGAACCGGGCGATGTAGAAGGATATGGACAGGCCTTTGTTGTATCGGAGGAACAAAAACTTAACTGGGGTGACATGCTATTCATGGTCGCTCTGCCAACTCACTTGAGAAAACCTCATTTACTTCCCAACCTTCCTCTTCCATTCAGGTACAAGAAAATTTGCACACACATTCATATCATTGTATttagggtgcatttgataaaattgaagtatgaaaactgaaatttgaatctattaaattattgaattattaagtattaaatcaaatacgtttgagtgtatatcacattcgatgataagtgaaaagtttatcatttattttttatagcaagttttgcctaaaaaatttaatggcacttaattaattcagatgttcaattttttgttatcaaatgtatctgaatatattaagatctaaatacattaaatttaaatgatgAATTGTGTTGTCAAACACATGAGGACTATAGTAACATCACACACAGTCTAACTTTTGAAAGTCATAAGCGTCTAAAATTCTCTACACTtgtctaaaatttaaaaattttgtgggTGAAAATGCTTAAAAGCTAGGGATAAGATGATCATAGACTAATAATAGGTTAAGAAAATAAGTGGTTAGTAGCAGTCTGTAACTTTGCAAATCACCGTACCTGTaatctttctattttcttttacaTAAATTGTCAACATCTTGATATATATAAAGAAACTGAAAGTCTCGAATTGAAATTGTAAAGAGATATAATGATGATTTTTATGAGTTATAAACTGGATTTACAATAAGAGACATTATTTAAGTGTGGCGGTTTGATTCTTTCATGTATTTTAATTGATGGAAATATGAACATTTTGGTCCTTTATTATAGCAGTGGTGGTTCATTTGGTTCTTTATATACTACCGCTTGCTAATTTATTCCTTATGTCCTCTGCTCctagaagtggcaaaatggattcatatccaccaatccatccatataaaccaaccttaaatggatttggatgatccatataaattcaatgtttttaaatggataaccatttaaatccaattatgttggtggatttaaatggattatccaTCTTGTCCATATACATCCATTTaacttaaaaaatagaaaacacatttataaaaatgtgagataaaatcttgtgggaccatctattcttttcttcttaaCTTCCTCATATGTCAAATTAATATTGTGGGACCACCTATTCTTTTCTTCATAACTTCCTCATATGCCAAGTTGCCAATAACattaattgcattttatttGCTTCTAGCTCCTAGACTTCTTCCatccttttcaaaattatattttagtctctactcttgtttttttttaattaaactctcATGTAGTAATGATTGCAAACATTTATAttcttaagtaaagaaaaagcgAGAATGCATCATGCAgtgtcaaaataatttttatttttttaattcttttatttataaaaataatttttctaacgAGTGTCCCTGCAACATTGGTTAAAATATGTAAatgatacctttttttttttcaaatcctcATACTTGCAATCCCTCTCCCCTTATCACCTAACCcaactatccaaaaaaaaaaagacacctaATTTACTAAGTAATATAAGGTAGCTTGTATATCAATGGTATAATAAGGAGTTTCATATATGAAAATACTTTACTTGTCAAATAACATAAGATTTCTTATTAGAACTCCACTTTTATTCAAGACATCACTCTTGAATAGGAGTGCAAAAAATTGGAAACGTAAACTTCTTTTCACTGTAAAGTCGTattcaattcattcaaaagTTATAAAAATGTAGCTAAGTTCTTAATTGTTCATTACTTTACAAAATGATACTTAAAGTAATGACGAAAGGTTAAATTGACCACAGCAGTTAAATTTTCTTGGAACTAAACTAATTTTATGAAGTACTGAAATAGAGTAGTAGTACAAGCATTTGTTATTACCAAAAGGTTTTAGGTGATTTAAGGATAGAACTTTGGGAATTtgtattttttggaaaaaaacatttggatcttaaatttaggatttgggagagtaaatggataaatggatggatcatggtttacactatccatttaaatgacatccatttagatccatttattaaatggtttTAATTGGATTGGATCAATTTGATCCACTATTCATTTAACTAAAACCATTTATCAACCATAtatccattttgccacttctagTCTGCTCCTTTATTTCTACAGTGGCAATGTCGATTATCTTTGTAATACCAACATTGCATTGAAGTTTATGAATTAAGGGTTGTAATTAGAGATTTGGGAAAATTAGGAGAGGGGAAATCGATAGATTACAAATACTGcattgattttattttatggAAATCAGGGATTAATTGGTAGACGGAAGTACGCAATAAATCTTCATCACTGAAATAAAGGACTTGAACTATATAATTCCCTTCTAAAAAGCAAAGTAATAAAGGACTTGATGAGGTAATTAAGTACTTTGTCTTAAATCTTAAAGAACAGTAAATAAAGAAAGATGTAGATAATGGTTATGCAGCATCTTAATCACTGTTTGTGAATTTGGTTTTGtcgaaaaaataataataaatgtcTCATTTTGTTGTTGAGGGGTAAAAAAAACGATAACCACTCAATGATTCTTTATTCTAGGTCACAATTTGTTTATAAAAAGTATTCCATTGATGACTAAAATGctttattcagaaaaaaatattttgaaaaataattgaaaCTGAGGAGGCAATAATAAAGCCAAATGCTGTTACATGAAAAATTGTAGCAGAGAATATCCGGGTGtacgtaatatttttttttattatatagatGCATTTATTTGGAAGTCGTACTCTCTTAGGGGCCGACGTACGACATGAAACATTGAATGTTATCCCTTCAATAAAATTCCATGTGTAATGATCAAGACAGCTTATCAGCCAGTccttcaaaggaaaaaaaaggacagtccttcaaaggaaaaaaaaggatagCTTATCAGCCACAAAGTGTCCTAAGGATTGAATATTTTGATCATTATCTCTCTTAAAGTCTCCACATGATAGGCCTTTTCTACTTATTTTTTTACCTTGGAGTCATTCTTAATGGTTTTCCAACATTTCTCTCCTTTTAATCGTATGGCTATTGGCCACCCAATGATTTAAAGTCTTGGTGGAGTGGGAGGTTAAATGTTCAAATCTTGCCCCCATCATTTTGCTACTATATGTGATTTTCTCAAATCCATATAAGTGCATACGTTTGATTCAATGGTGATTCAATTGCCGTCGGTTTTTCAATGGATTCAGTTGAGTCTTCCTCTAAAATAGATTAGAGTAGAAATAGTTTGATCCGATGGTGATTCAATCCCCGTCGGTTCCCCAATAGATTCAGTTGGGTCTCCCCGTAGATAGGTTATAGTATGAATAGAATAGATCATGACGattgacaaaaaataaattatatcatctctctctctctctctctcatacaGGAAAATATATCCTCTCTTGCTTTTCTTAGAGGgacaatttcaaaaacctctcctcaggtttttgataatttcattgAGCTCCCTCGAGGTTATAAAAATAACATTTACCTCCTTTGCCCACATAAAATGACAATATTAGGTTTAACATTTTAATAAAACTCTCTTGTTAGATATACTTTTACAAAGAATGgtattaataattatttttcttttctttttctattcttATTccccctttttatatttttgccaAGAAAACCATAAAATATAAGCATTGACAACATAAATGTTTTACTAGTGACATTTTTTATGACTTTGAATGTGATCTAATTTTTACTTGCTGATTTTTTTGGGTACCAAAAGCTACATTAACTCCAAAAAAAAGCTCAAAATTGCTACCAAGCTATGATAGTTCCACCAATCCAAAATTCTACAAACTTTAAAAGAATTATGAcggtattttctttttcaaattaaaaaatacatacCCTGGTAAATCACCATTAAAAGTAGTTTATCATAGTGATAGAACTATTGTCATCTTTGCTTATCAAATAATAAATATGGTGTTAAAAACTTCACACTCTTTCTGTTTTTTTGTGTTAAATATATTATGATTGTTCTGGAAAGTAATTCAAACGTTATAAgtttgagggtattttaggatattcattaaaaattttgaccaaGTCTAAGGTTTGATTACCAAAAGTGTCAAATTAGgggaggtaggtgtaatttttgaaaccttaagggagctcagtgaaattgttaaaaatcttagaggtttatgaaattatccctttcttAAATCTTACCTTCTTAATTGTCTTTATGAGGAAAATTAATAAGCCATGTCACCGTGAGATGATGATAAAACATCCATCCTTGCATGCATAAAAAATTAGTTAACATCTAAAGCATTGTGCATTGTTATTATATATCGGATAttctttactttttatttacattttctttAACTTTGTAGAGAAACTCTAGATCAGTACTCAAGGGAATTGAAAATCCTTGCCATCAAAGTCCTTGAGCAAATGACAAAAGCATTAGGAATGAAGCTTGAAGATATGACAATGCTTTTTCAAGAAGGGATGCAATCATTGAGGATGGGCTATTATCCTCCGTGCCCCCAACCTGAGCTAGTGATGGGCCTTTGCCCCCACTCTGATGCTACTGGGCTTACCATATTACTTCAAGTCAATGAAGTGGAAGGCCTCCAAATCAAAAAGGCTGGAGCTTGGGTTCCTGTTGTACCACTTCCTAATGCATTCACAGTCAATGTTGGAGACATTTTAGAGGTAATCATGCTCAAAATCCTTTCTCCAAAGATGCAATGTTTATATAATTACAACATCTATCTAGTTTTTGGTCTCCCTTATGAGATATTTTCAAATTGGTTTCTACAATTATGAACATATATGGAAATTAGAATGTCCTTCCCATATTTTAATAGTATTCAAGAGATAATCTTTCCGATTATGATTAGTATGCCTACACTAGGTTGATGTGTAAGACTAATTATCAACTTGCACCGCCTAGAAAATGAGGCCAGGTCAAAGTGTAGCTTTCAtcccaaaatttaacttttgacaAATTTGTGCCTAAACTTCTAACTTTGGCTACTTTGTCAGAGTTAGACAAATGTTGTTTATTGATAGAATATTGAGTACTTTAATAGAACACGTATCTTTATAAAGTcaaaaaaaagtataaaataTATGGATGAAAAGGTCTTTATATTGAAAAAGCAGTTTTATTCATATTAGTAAtcaatttaattgattaattactTCATTATTCGAGTAATATTTCCCAAGAATGTAAAACTTGGGCATAATAACTTCAAAATTAGTATTGTACATGCCCTTACACCCTAGCCTCCAAATTATTGCTTACCTGTGATGTACGAGCGGTAAAATTCAAACTACTTTCCTTTTATCGTTTTGAAAAAAGTGCTTGCTCTTTTCCCCAACaagtttgtttttattttcagAAAAGAATTTACTTTTTGTCTTGATTTCAATGCTAATTACACGTGTTACTTACAAATCATGTCCTGGATCTATCAGGGTATAGCTTCTGAATTCTATCTCCAATGTTTTTGGGGCATAACAGTAGTTATTGAGCCTGTTAACTATATCCTATTATTGAGCCTAATTGAACTTTTATGAGAATGTATGCTGCACAGTACACAGTTGGGAATAATGTGACGTATTTTGACTGAGATGCAGATTGTGACAAATGGGATTTACAAGAGTGTTGAGCATCGGGTAACTGTGAATTTGCGCAACGAAAGGCTTTCCATTGCGACGTTTTTCGCCCCAAAATTGGATGGTGATATGGGTCCAGCGCCAAGTCTTATCACCCCTGAAAATCCAGCAATTTTCAGAAGAATTAGTATGATTGACTATTCATCGGAAAAAGTCTGAGTTTCTCAGTCATCGGAAAAAGTATGATTGACTATTCAAAAGCGTATTTTTCCCGTGAACTAGATGGGAAATCATTCATTGACGCAATGAGGACCCAAATCGAAGACTTTTAGGCtcttagtcttttttttttaggctCTTAGGCTCTTAGGCTCTTAGTCCCTTTATGATTTTTCTCTCTGAAACTTATGTACACTGTTGACCTGGTGTCCCCTCTTCATCGCCTCCCCCAACTTTCATTCACCACAAATTGTATAATTGTTTAAGAATTAATCCTGTATATACTGacattatatatattattagatTCGAATGCATGATAACTaatattaatttaaatttaaaatttaaaatttgaaacaaatagTATGCATACAGGTCTAATACtgtatacattattaatgtatagaaaattaatctattttttaaatatgaaagagAATGATGAGTAATTGTATGTGCTATCAACGACGTATTAGAAGTCATTCTTTATGCCAAATCTTGATAAGGGGAaccaaaaaaaaccaaaaaaaaaaaatctttgctATTTTACACAATTATAAATCTTTGAATATATTGCTATTTCATAAGTTTGATTTTCGTTTATTTCATATTCTATTCACCAACATAGCTTCACTCCTTCGAATCTTACCCCATCAACATTGTGGAAATTTAGCCAGATGAAACCGATTGGGAATGTTTTAAGCTGATGGCCCCAATTCTAAGCGGACCTCTCACTATtccctttttttcccccttaaaAGTTAAAACGTCAACTTCCAAGTGCACAGGATAAGAAACCTTAATCAATAGAAGAATTACAAAGTCAATGCCATGTCCACTTCTATCAACAGTTTGTCAAATTAGTTTCATTAACTCTAACATTTATCAAATAAATATCAATCTTACGTGGCagcaaagaaaaatcaaaaggaaaactaTGTGTTGATATGgtattaaattcaaattttgggttTTTCTATTATGTCCTTAAAAGTTTAACACAGAATAAGCATATAAAATAGAAAGGGTGGACTCGCtataaatttcagttattattatttattttttgaattataaAATCTTGTACAAATAATTGAAAAGTAGATTCATCTCCTATCGTGCGTCGTGAATAAAACAATTCTTAAAGTTTTAAACCTCGTAACTTGACTATATCTCAATCATCCATGATGTTGCAAAGATTTGTTAATTAGACAATCATATACCAAGTATCACTCTGCTGCGTGATCTATCATCGAAGTGATTGACTGAGGCACGACAATCGTCCTTGAGACCTCATCTTCACGGTTTCATTATTCAAAGCTAGAAATGAAACCATTCAATGCTATAGGTCACCTAACCATAGGGCAGCATAGATGCCAACTTTATTCACTTTCATTCTAAATTGGCCCTTCTAATGGCACGGGAATTAAGAGATGGAGAGGGGTCACGATCGGTAAGCATGCCCACCCCGTAGGTATATAAATGGAGCGGAGAGAAATGCGGAGTGGGAGTAGGGGTTGCGGGAATTTGTCTCAGTACCATCCCCAcctataaattaaataaattaattaatgagtatatcttatatacattgacagtgtatagactatcaccgtttgattcatgacatgtgtgtaaAAGTTAAattctaaatttaaattttgcatagttgtcattcatccaacgttGATAGTgtatactgtcagtgtaggaaaaattaatccttaATTAATACGTAACTATATTTGTCAATATCTATGTACATATTATATATAGTAGGGGTGGTGGGGATTTGTATCGGTACTATCCCCACctctatatatgtatatatatatatagacacacacatacacatacaGACATATACATTATAATTTGAAAACTCATGATATCATTATTTGTGTGGTAAAATgatgattttgttatttttagtttagtgaatttttttttgtgtattgcATGTTTGCAATAAGATAATAATAGTAGCAGATATTACTTTAGTTATGCTAATAAATACggagaaatatttttaaatgattAAAGTATATTTTAAACTTAATTTCATGTTGAATTTTAGTTAAAAGTTCAAAAGATTGATTTATACAGTTATTTGTTGatattatatatgaaaaattatgaaaaataaaagtttaTTTTGAACCACCCATTGGGGCACCCTTATTGGGTAGTGGGGTGGGGGCAGGGTTATAGCTTAGGGCAAGGGGAAGTTTTTAAAGCACAGGAGGGGAGACGGGAGAGGGTTCTCTAGTTCCAAATCTATCTTGTTGTCATTCCTAGTCACCAACTctctaaaacctagaaattttaGTTTTCCCTCACATAAGGTTTGAAGTAAATGTTAACTTCTACctccaaaaaaaattctataaaatattattataaaattaagtGTTATTTGTATATACTGTTTTTCGATCAAAGTAATTGTTATGCTTCCTTCTACATAGGTAACATAGCAAGGCCAGTATAAtttcaataaaaaatttaagGATAATCTAAAATTTGGATAAACATCATGAAG harbors:
- the LOC113710614 gene encoding oxoglutarate-dependent flavonoid 7-O-demethylase 1-like; protein product: MESGMINFGSSLKVPYVQELAKEKFASVPPRYIRPDPTKLHGVSTEEIPVIDMQRLLSDESVNPELEKLHFACKEWGFFQLINHGVSSSLVDKLKLEMQKFFNLTIEEKKRFAQEPGDVEGYGQAFVVSEEQKLNWGDMLFMVALPTHLRKPHLLPNLPLPFRETLDQYSRELKILAIKVLEQMTKALGMKLEDMTMLFQEGMQSLRMGYYPPCPQPELVMGLCPHSDATGLTILLQVNEVEGLQIKKAGAWVPVVPLPNAFTVNVGDILEIVTNGIYKSVEHRVTVNLRNERLSIATFFAPKLDGDMGPAPSLITPENPAIFRRISMIDYSKAYFSRELDGKSFIDAMRTQIEDF